One stretch of Methermicoccus shengliensis DSM 18856 DNA includes these proteins:
- a CDS encoding formylmethanofuran dehydrogenase subunit B has translation MVFKNIICPVCGASCDDVQVEFENGKITVKNACKMGNAKFQEVVSPHRIREPLIKENGTFRRAEWDEALTKAAEILASAKRPLLFMGSETSCEAMEVGLHIGEYLGGVVDSNATICHGPTAMGIQEAGKVGATAGQKKLRSDLAVYWGCNPLESMPRHMSRYGVFPRGYWTRRGRFDRTIITVDPRRTPTAEASDLHVQLNPNTDYELLSALLTILHGKDPHPSVEDITGVPIPIMEQMVDMMKSCKFGSIYVGLGIASSYGKHRNAEMAMTLTKELNNFTKFAIGALRGHCNVAGFNQIASYLYGYPFGLDFGRGYPRYNPGEFTTVDVLRERDVDAALVLSADLVSHLPATCAKYLAEIPMVCIDIAPCPTTLASDVVLPGVIDAMECDGTFYRLDDVPIYFRPFTSSPFEFTQSNEHTLKQLFEKIKQLV, from the coding sequence ATGGTGTTCAAGAACATAATATGCCCGGTGTGCGGAGCCTCGTGCGATGACGTGCAGGTGGAGTTCGAAAATGGCAAGATTACGGTCAAGAATGCGTGCAAGATGGGCAATGCCAAGTTTCAGGAGGTCGTGAGCCCCCACCGAATAAGGGAGCCCCTCATAAAGGAGAACGGCACATTCCGAAGGGCGGAATGGGATGAAGCACTCACCAAGGCTGCCGAGATTCTGGCCTCTGCCAAGCGCCCCCTGCTGTTCATGGGCAGCGAGACCTCGTGTGAGGCAATGGAGGTGGGGCTGCACATCGGCGAGTATCTCGGAGGCGTGGTGGACTCCAATGCCACGATATGCCATGGCCCCACGGCGATGGGCATACAGGAGGCTGGAAAGGTCGGGGCAACGGCGGGCCAGAAGAAGCTCAGGAGCGACCTTGCAGTGTACTGGGGATGCAACCCCTTGGAGTCCATGCCCAGACACATGTCGAGGTATGGCGTGTTTCCAAGGGGATACTGGACGAGACGTGGACGGTTTGACAGGACCATCATAACGGTGGACCCAAGAAGGACGCCCACCGCGGAGGCATCAGACCTCCACGTGCAGCTCAACCCCAACACCGACTACGAGCTGCTCTCTGCCCTGCTCACCATACTGCACGGAAAGGATCCACATCCCTCTGTGGAGGACATCACTGGGGTGCCCATACCCATCATGGAGCAGATGGTGGACATGATGAAGAGCTGCAAGTTCGGCTCCATATACGTGGGGCTGGGCATAGCCTCCTCGTATGGGAAGCACAGAAACGCGGAGATGGCGATGACGCTGACCAAGGAGCTCAACAACTTCACGAAGTTTGCCATCGGGGCGCTCAGGGGGCACTGCAATGTGGCAGGGTTCAACCAGATTGCCTCCTACCTGTACGGCTACCCATTCGGGCTCGACTTTGGAAGAGGATACCCAAGATACAACCCCGGGGAGTTCACCACCGTTGACGTGCTGAGGGAGAGGGATGTGGACGCGGCGCTGGTGCTCTCCGCAGACCTCGTATCCCACCTTCCAGCCACGTGCGCCAAGTACCTTGCCGAGATTCCGATGGTGTGCATAGACATCGCCCCGTGCCCGACCACGCTCGCCTCGGATGTGGTGCTGCCGGGCGTAATCGATGCGATGGAGTGCGATGGCACGTTCTACCGTCTGGACGATGTGCCCATCTACTTCAGACCATTCACCAGCTCTCCATTCGAGTTCACGCAGAGCAATGAGCACACGCTAAAACAGCTGTTCGAGAAAATCAAGCAGCTCGTGTGA
- a CDS encoding formylmethanofuran dehydrogenase subunit C, giving the protein MSEIVLTPKGSIDIMVEAEVITPDAFAGKSVHEIEALKVWQGPRQLPLSEFFDVEGSAGTTAEETTIVITGDVPRVKLIGAGMSAGNVIVEGSAGMHVGSNMKGGSILVKRDAGSWAGMEMKGGVLHILGNAQDHVGCAYRGSWHGMTGGRIVIEGNAGSQLGGGMCGGEIIVNGDVENFCAIRQSGGLIVVRGDAVRAAGAEMTGGTLVVCGHIMQFLPGFEHQGTEHDLTMGDVECAGEFMKFVGDYAISKRPKGVLYVSREANEGL; this is encoded by the coding sequence ATGAGTGAGATTGTGCTTACACCAAAGGGTAGCATCGACATCATGGTGGAAGCTGAGGTCATCACTCCTGATGCGTTTGCTGGAAAGAGTGTACACGAGATAGAGGCTCTGAAGGTGTGGCAGGGACCAAGGCAGCTTCCACTCTCCGAGTTCTTCGATGTGGAGGGCTCTGCGGGCACCACTGCCGAGGAGACCACCATCGTCATCACGGGAGATGTGCCCAGAGTGAAGCTCATCGGAGCTGGCATGAGCGCTGGCAATGTGATTGTGGAGGGCTCCGCGGGCATGCACGTGGGCTCCAACATGAAGGGCGGCAGCATCCTCGTGAAGAGAGATGCGGGCTCGTGGGCAGGCATGGAGATGAAGGGGGGTGTGCTCCACATACTGGGCAACGCCCAGGATCACGTGGGCTGTGCGTACAGGGGCAGCTGGCATGGGATGACGGGTGGACGCATCGTCATCGAGGGCAATGCGGGAAGCCAGCTCGGCGGCGGCATGTGCGGAGGAGAAATCATCGTGAACGGCGATGTGGAGAACTTCTGCGCCATCCGCCAGAGCGGTGGCCTCATCGTGGTAAGGGGCGATGCGGTGCGCGCCGCTGGAGCCGAGATGACGGGTGGCACACTGGTGGTGTGTGGACACATCATGCAGTTTCTGCCAGGATTCGAGCATCAGGGGACGGAGCACGACCTCACCATGGGCGATGTGGAGTGTGCTGGAGAGTTCATGAAGTTCGTGGGCGACTATGCCATCAGCAAGAGGCCCAAGGGAGTGCTGTACGTCTCGAGAGAGGCAAACGAGGGCCTGTGA
- a CDS encoding RNA-binding domain-containing protein — MRLGKVTITTTSQATEDLSKVERALSLFLPPDISPTIRKYEGHHGNIIHLLSASLEKNRDIRAFLTLLREGMSRQMREVLCEQIPERMDADGVLHLRFDKQRAFLGEIMLTRGADSIVVSMKIPTYPKSRDEAIKRAREMLCG, encoded by the coding sequence GTGAGGCTCGGCAAGGTCACAATAACCACCACCTCACAGGCCACCGAGGATTTGAGCAAGGTGGAGAGAGCTCTCTCCCTTTTTCTTCCTCCAGATATCAGCCCCACCATCAGAAAATATGAGGGGCACCATGGCAACATCATCCACCTTCTCAGCGCAAGCCTCGAGAAGAACAGAGACATCAGGGCATTTCTCACTCTCCTGAGAGAGGGCATGAGCCGGCAGATGCGAGAGGTGCTGTGTGAACAGATACCAGAAAGAATGGATGCAGATGGAGTGTTGCACCTCAGGTTCGACAAGCAAAGGGCTTTTCTTGGAGAGATAATGCTCACGAGGGGTGCGGACTCCATAGTGGTGAGCATGAAGATACCCACATACCCCAAGAGCAGGGACGAGGCCATCAAGAGGGCGAGGGAGATGCTCTGTGGATAG
- the fdhD gene encoding formate dehydrogenase accessory sulfurtransferase FdhD, translated as MSYWREEPHDPSAPYLPTQCIELSDHGASELEVDVVLEQSIGLVLNDRPIATLLALPRELTELGVGFLLCEGLLDDVDELRSISVKDDTIECRAALKDEDVELWMEIRSSGCIGIRSSWEGIEPISSEVEVSRKLMLDVVEQLRERATLWRRTGGTHSSLVCTPEGDVVAFCEDVSRACSVDKAIGTAVLSSADLSECALITTGRLSGGMVAKAARAGVPIVVSKAAPLSTGVELARALGMTLVAFARGSNLYVYAGSQRVV; from the coding sequence GTGAGCTACTGGAGGGAGGAGCCCCACGACCCCTCGGCTCCTTACCTGCCCACACAATGCATCGAGCTCTCAGACCACGGTGCCTCTGAACTCGAGGTGGACGTGGTGCTGGAGCAGAGCATTGGGCTGGTGCTCAACGACCGCCCCATCGCCACTCTCCTCGCCCTTCCAAGAGAGCTCACCGAGCTTGGGGTTGGGTTTCTGCTGTGTGAGGGGCTGCTCGACGATGTGGACGAGCTGCGCTCCATCAGCGTGAAAGATGACACCATAGAGTGCAGAGCAGCGCTGAAAGATGAGGATGTCGAGCTGTGGATGGAGATTCGAAGCTCGGGCTGCATAGGCATACGTTCCTCATGGGAGGGGATTGAGCCCATATCCTCGGAAGTCGAGGTCAGCAGGAAGCTGATGCTGGACGTGGTGGAGCAGCTGAGGGAGCGGGCAACGCTGTGGAGGAGGACGGGAGGCACCCACTCCTCGCTTGTGTGCACCCCAGAGGGAGATGTGGTGGCGTTCTGCGAGGACGTTAGCAGGGCGTGCTCTGTGGACAAGGCGATAGGCACTGCCGTGCTCTCGAGTGCCGACCTCTCAGAGTGTGCTCTCATCACCACCGGAAGGCTCTCTGGAGGCATGGTGGCAAAGGCAGCACGGGCAGGGGTGCCCATCGTGGTGAGCAAGGCAGCCCCCCTGAGCACCGGGGTGGAGCTTGCAAGAGCTCTCGGGATGACGCTCGTGGCGTTTGCGAGGGGGTCCAACCTGTACGTGTATGCTGGCTCCCAGAGGGTAGTATGA
- the hisI gene encoding phosphoribosyl-AMP cyclohydrolase has protein sequence MEDEKWVELRFDDHGLIPVVAHDVESGQVLMLAWANREALEKTLSTGYAHYFSRSRGKLWKKGESSGMLQRVHRVLVDCDGDAIVYEVSQTGGACHVGYRSCFFRTLDGNVVGVRVFEPEEVYR, from the coding sequence GTGGAGGATGAGAAATGGGTGGAGCTGAGGTTTGATGACCATGGACTAATCCCAGTGGTGGCTCACGATGTGGAGAGTGGGCAGGTGCTCATGCTGGCATGGGCAAACAGGGAGGCACTGGAGAAAACGCTCAGCACGGGCTATGCCCACTACTTTTCCCGTTCAAGGGGGAAGCTGTGGAAGAAGGGCGAAAGCTCGGGGATGCTCCAGAGGGTGCACAGGGTACTCGTGGACTGCGATGGGGATGCCATCGTGTACGAGGTGAGCCAGACGGGAGGGGCGTGCCACGTGGGGTATCGCTCGTGCTTCTTTAGGACGCTCGATGGAAACGTGGTGGGCGTGCGAGTGTTCGAGCCAGAGGAGGTGTACCGATGA
- a CDS encoding RNase P subunit p30 family protein, which yields MDRAGFVELCLQPRLEGVEKDIERARTLIDMALEMGHAAVGVLAPPAHVRSLRQLSDERVAVGAIIDVNSVPQLRDELSRTKGAEIVVVRGKNEKLTRVALESRRVDVVLSPYATDRLNHVHAKIARDNRTAIALSLRECIMQRGGARSRVLAGYRECIKLWRKLSFPLVLTAEPTDVLSLRCKKEVEAISGLFGLEGKEFECVLREGMEVMRRARSELPEGIEVLD from the coding sequence GTGGATAGGGCTGGCTTTGTGGAGCTGTGCCTCCAGCCGCGGCTGGAGGGCGTGGAGAAAGACATAGAAAGAGCGCGCACGCTCATAGATATGGCGCTCGAGATGGGCCATGCGGCGGTGGGAGTGCTCGCCCCTCCAGCCCATGTGCGCTCGCTAAGGCAGCTTTCCGATGAGAGGGTGGCGGTTGGGGCCATTATCGATGTGAACTCTGTACCCCAGCTGAGGGATGAGCTCTCCCGCACGAAGGGTGCCGAGATTGTGGTGGTCAGGGGAAAAAACGAGAAGCTCACGAGAGTGGCGCTCGAAAGCAGGCGGGTGGACGTGGTGCTGAGCCCCTATGCAACCGACAGGCTGAACCACGTCCATGCAAAAATCGCAAGGGACAATCGCACCGCAATTGCACTGTCCCTTCGGGAGTGCATCATGCAAAGGGGTGGGGCGCGCTCGAGGGTGCTCGCTGGCTACAGGGAGTGTATCAAGCTCTGGAGAAAGCTCTCGTTCCCGCTCGTGCTCACGGCAGAGCCAACAGATGTGCTCTCTCTCCGATGCAAAAAGGAGGTGGAGGCTATCTCTGGACTGTTTGGGCTCGAGGGAAAGGAGTTCGAGTGCGTGCTCAGGGAGGGTATGGAGGTCATGAGAAGAGCACGCAGCGAGCTTCCAGAGGGGATAGAGGTGCTGGACTGA
- the rpiA gene encoding ribose-5-phosphate isomerase RpiA: MRNVQQDANLEAKRRAAAQACEFIEDGMFIGLGTGSTIKVLCEHLAQMVDDGLKVMCVPTSYSTELICSELGIPTTSLLQCPMLDMAFDGADQVDEQLNAIKGGGAAHTLEKVVAMSARRFVLVVDESKLSPVLNSPVPLEIVPQALRLVQWQVEQLGGEPLLRMGLRKDGPLISDNGGWIVDASFGEIEEPARLDASLNGIVGLVEHGIFTFADTVVVGSANKVRVLER, encoded by the coding sequence ATGAGAAATGTGCAGCAGGATGCCAACTTGGAGGCAAAGAGGAGGGCTGCGGCGCAGGCGTGCGAGTTCATAGAGGATGGTATGTTCATAGGTCTGGGCACTGGCTCCACAATCAAGGTGCTCTGCGAGCACCTCGCACAGATGGTGGACGATGGGCTAAAGGTGATGTGTGTGCCCACGTCGTACTCCACGGAGCTCATCTGCTCTGAGCTTGGAATTCCCACCACCAGCCTGCTGCAGTGTCCCATGCTGGACATGGCGTTCGATGGAGCCGATCAGGTGGACGAGCAGCTCAATGCCATCAAGGGCGGTGGTGCTGCCCACACCCTCGAGAAGGTGGTGGCAATGAGCGCCAGAAGGTTCGTGCTGGTGGTGGACGAGAGCAAGCTCTCGCCAGTGCTGAACTCTCCAGTGCCGCTCGAAATCGTGCCCCAGGCGCTGAGGCTCGTGCAGTGGCAGGTGGAACAGCTTGGAGGTGAGCCCCTGCTGAGAATGGGGCTGAGAAAGGATGGGCCCCTTATAAGCGATAACGGGGGCTGGATTGTGGATGCCAGCTTTGGAGAGATCGAGGAGCCCGCCAGGCTCGATGCGAGCCTGAATGGCATAGTGGGGCTGGTGGAGCACGGGATATTCACGTTTGCAGATACAGTGGTCGTGGGCAGTGCAAATAAGGTGAGGGTGCTCGAGAGATAG
- a CDS encoding 50S ribosomal protein L15e, protein MRSMYHYIKEAWKRPNEGYLRELRWKRLQEWRRQGSIVRIERPTRLDRARALGYKAKQGIVVVRVKVRRGGRRRSRYVRGRKTKKMGVHKIYGAKSIQRIAEERAARKYVNMEVLGSYWVGEDGRWKWYEVILVDGNHPVIQADPALSWIAHDRGRAFRGRTSAGRKGRGMRKRGIGTEKNRPSKRSRRSYSKRRM, encoded by the coding sequence ATGAGGTCGATGTACCACTACATAAAAGAGGCCTGGAAGAGACCAAATGAGGGCTATCTTCGTGAACTGAGATGGAAGCGGCTGCAGGAATGGAGGCGGCAGGGCTCCATTGTGCGCATAGAGAGACCCACAAGGCTCGATCGGGCAAGAGCCCTCGGATACAAGGCAAAGCAGGGGATTGTGGTCGTTCGTGTCAAGGTCAGAAGGGGTGGAAGAAGGCGCTCGAGGTATGTGAGGGGGAGAAAGACCAAGAAGATGGGGGTGCACAAGATCTACGGCGCCAAGAGCATCCAGAGGATAGCAGAGGAGAGAGCTGCCAGAAAGTATGTGAACATGGAGGTGCTCGGCTCCTACTGGGTGGGCGAGGATGGACGCTGGAAATGGTACGAGGTGATTCTCGTTGATGGCAACCACCCAGTGATACAGGCCGACCCAGCACTGAGCTGGATTGCCCACGATAGGGGCAGGGCATTCAGAGGAAGGACAAGTGCTGGACGCAAGGGCAGGGGAATGCGAAAGCGTGGCATCGGCACCGAGAAGAACCGCCCATCAAAGCGCTCTCGACGCTCTTACTCCAAGAGGCGCATGTGA
- a CDS encoding molybdopterin dinucleotide binding domain-containing protein translates to MEAILNTGSTIDEGRLAKGGDKLTPEYTKECAVCWINPEDFAALGSPEKVKVSTLDGEHEVVVYARCDDAVMPGNVFIPRGIWANVVVSPQTFSTGSPLYKGHPVIVEPTDEEVLSAEEIVLKVYAGGR, encoded by the coding sequence ATGGAGGCCATACTGAACACGGGAAGCACGATAGATGAGGGCAGGCTCGCCAAAGGGGGAGACAAGCTCACACCCGAGTACACAAAGGAATGTGCGGTGTGCTGGATTAACCCAGAGGACTTTGCAGCACTGGGCTCTCCTGAGAAGGTGAAGGTGAGCACCTTGGATGGTGAGCACGAGGTGGTGGTGTATGCGAGATGCGATGACGCCGTCATGCCGGGAAACGTGTTCATACCAAGGGGAATATGGGCGAACGTGGTGGTGAGTCCACAGACGTTCTCCACGGGCTCGCCCCTGTACAAGGGCCATCCCGTCATCGTGGAGCCCACGGACGAGGAGGTGCTCAGTGCGGAGGAGATAGTGCTCAAGGTGTATGCAGGAGGAAGATGA
- a CDS encoding sulfite exporter TauE/SafE family protein encodes MMTFALGMVMGIIIAMTSVGGGIIMVPILLHAGIGAVYAIGANFFFVLTVKSISAIKYYRMGEVDIHSLKPMLASAGIGLVSGLCFLWWLTTYYPGDVVESAIVGLLTIAILLSAGMYAGNELAHLSQRVGRGKWLVTLSGLLTGFITQTTSVGSGVFTLMMLSRHFESPHKLIGTNMVFSLVIMLVAAIGYLSVGKVDVLLTMMLIGGGAPGMMLGWRMSQRLTERQHRAVLTLTIGLSVLLMLMKVLGKVLG; translated from the coding sequence ATGATGACGTTTGCCCTTGGCATGGTCATGGGCATCATCATTGCCATGACCTCAGTGGGGGGTGGTATTATCATGGTGCCCATACTGCTACATGCTGGCATCGGTGCGGTGTATGCCATAGGCGCCAACTTCTTCTTTGTTCTCACTGTCAAGTCCATCTCTGCCATAAAGTACTATCGAATGGGCGAGGTCGACATACACTCACTGAAGCCCATGCTGGCATCTGCAGGCATTGGACTCGTGAGTGGATTATGTTTTCTCTGGTGGCTCACCACGTACTATCCCGGTGATGTGGTGGAGAGTGCAATTGTGGGATTGCTGACCATTGCCATCCTGCTGTCAGCTGGAATGTATGCAGGCAACGAGCTCGCACATCTTTCTCAAAGGGTGGGTAGAGGAAAGTGGCTTGTGACACTCTCGGGGCTGCTGACGGGGTTTATCACCCAGACCACCTCGGTGGGCAGCGGGGTGTTCACGCTCATGATGCTGAGCAGGCACTTTGAAAGCCCCCACAAGCTCATAGGCACCAACATGGTGTTTTCCCTGGTAATCATGCTGGTGGCAGCCATCGGCTACCTGTCTGTGGGAAAAGTGGATGTCCTCCTTACGATGATGCTCATTGGTGGGGGTGCACCCGGCATGATGCTCGGATGGCGGATGAGTCAAAGACTCACTGAGCGCCAGCACAGGGCAGTGCTCACGCTGACGATTGGCCTCTCTGTATTACTGATGCTGATGAAGGTGCTCGGGAAGGTGCTCGGGTGA
- a CDS encoding formylmethanofuran dehydrogenase subunit A translates to MAGTVVIKNGYVFDPLNEVNGEMMDIFIKDGKVVEELSGTEMKDAKVIDAHGKTVMPGGVDSHSHVAGAKVNKGRLMRPEDHYRWTREKTDITHGGCGYTVPSVYLQGYEYATMGYTTVFEAAMPPLEARHTHEEMRSTPILDMGAYLVLGNNWFVMRYLKEGDIERAAAYVAWMMRTHKAYGIKCVNPAGVENWGWAKNVSSLDEANIHFEITPREVIHGLAEVNEMLGLPMSLHLHGNNLGHPGCWEITRDSLAIPSDVKPSCNVDVERAETKMDSNRFQTVYLAHAQFNSFGGTSWRDFESGAKGVIDYVNKADHVVIDNGAVPFGQATVMTGDGPAIHDLYVLTGNKWSNTDVELECGSGVLPFTYLKSNPVHSVQWAMGLELLLMVNDPWKTILTTDHPNGGPFVKYPQVIAWLMSKKAREQTFSECHKWAHDRSELASVEREMTLQEIAILTRANPARTIGMAHRKGHLGIGADGDVAIYDIDPTRLNRNEYTKIVQGFQQAEYTIKDGEVIAHRGEVVAVPEGRTYYSDVSVSDEMDREMLKDVREWFKYYTVGFANYPVPEKYLTKPTPIKVDAGR, encoded by the coding sequence ATGGCGGGAACAGTGGTAATCAAGAATGGATATGTGTTCGACCCCCTGAACGAGGTCAACGGGGAAATGATGGACATCTTCATCAAGGACGGAAAGGTGGTCGAGGAGCTCTCTGGCACCGAGATGAAGGATGCCAAGGTAATCGATGCTCATGGAAAGACCGTGATGCCCGGGGGCGTGGACTCCCACTCCCATGTGGCTGGGGCAAAGGTGAACAAGGGCAGGCTGATGCGTCCAGAGGACCACTACCGATGGACGAGAGAGAAGACCGACATCACTCATGGGGGATGTGGGTACACCGTGCCCTCGGTGTACCTGCAGGGTTACGAGTATGCCACGATGGGCTACACCACCGTGTTCGAGGCTGCGATGCCCCCACTCGAGGCACGCCACACCCACGAGGAGATGCGCTCAACTCCCATACTGGACATGGGGGCATACCTCGTGCTGGGCAACAACTGGTTCGTGATGCGCTACCTCAAGGAGGGGGACATCGAGAGGGCTGCTGCATACGTGGCATGGATGATGAGAACGCACAAGGCGTACGGAATCAAGTGCGTCAACCCGGCTGGCGTGGAGAACTGGGGATGGGCAAAGAACGTGAGCTCACTGGACGAGGCAAACATACACTTCGAAATCACACCAAGAGAGGTGATTCACGGGCTCGCAGAGGTGAACGAGATGCTGGGACTGCCCATGTCCCTGCACCTGCATGGGAACAACCTCGGACATCCCGGATGCTGGGAAATCACGAGGGACTCGCTCGCAATACCGAGTGATGTGAAGCCCAGCTGCAACGTGGACGTGGAAAGAGCAGAGACCAAGATGGACTCCAATCGCTTCCAGACGGTGTACCTCGCCCATGCCCAGTTCAACAGCTTTGGGGGCACATCGTGGAGGGACTTCGAGTCTGGAGCAAAGGGCGTGATAGACTACGTGAACAAGGCGGACCACGTGGTGATAGACAACGGAGCAGTACCCTTTGGACAAGCCACCGTGATGACTGGGGATGGCCCAGCGATACACGACCTGTACGTGCTCACCGGAAACAAGTGGTCAAACACGGATGTGGAGCTGGAGTGTGGCTCTGGCGTGCTGCCGTTCACGTATCTCAAGAGCAACCCAGTGCACAGCGTGCAGTGGGCAATGGGTCTTGAGCTGCTGCTCATGGTGAATGACCCATGGAAGACCATCCTGACCACCGACCACCCCAACGGGGGACCGTTCGTGAAGTACCCACAGGTGATTGCGTGGCTCATGTCGAAAAAGGCAAGGGAGCAGACATTTTCCGAGTGCCACAAGTGGGCACATGACCGCAGCGAGCTTGCGAGCGTCGAGCGGGAGATGACGCTTCAAGAAATAGCCATCCTCACGAGGGCAAACCCCGCAAGGACAATCGGGATGGCACACAGGAAGGGACATCTTGGAATAGGCGCCGACGGAGACGTGGCGATATACGACATCGACCCCACGAGGCTGAACAGAAACGAGTACACCAAAATCGTGCAGGGCTTCCAGCAGGCAGAGTACACCATAAAGGACGGTGAGGTGATTGCCCACAGGGGCGAGGTGGTGGCAGTGCCAGAGGGAAGGACGTACTACTCCGACGTGAGTGTGAGCGACGAGATGGACAGGGAGATGCTGAAGGATGTGAGGGAATGGTTCAAGTACTACACCGTGGGCTTTGCCAACTACCCTGTCCCAGAGAAGTATCTCACAAAGCCAACGCCCATAAAGGTAGATGCAGGAAGGTGA
- a CDS encoding nucleotidyltransferase family protein, with amino-acid sequence MKLEEVIRKIKHNEKMLNERFKIKSIGIFGSLAREEEVVNDIDIIVEFSEPVGWEIVDLKEFLEDLLGMRVDVLTKKAVMSKPSLWKSIEGEVVYV; translated from the coding sequence ATGAAACTTGAGGAGGTTATTCGGAAGATCAAACATAATGAGAAAATGCTGAACGAGAGGTTCAAAATTAAGAGTATTGGGATTTTCGGCTCTCTTGCACGAGAGGAAGAGGTCGTCAATGACATTGACATAATAGTTGAATTCTCGGAGCCCGTAGGCTGGGAGATTGTTGATCTGAAGGAGTTTCTCGAAGATCTCTTGGGCATGAGAGTGGATGTCTTAACGAAGAAGGCTGTGATGAGCAAGCCCTCGCTCTGGAAATCCATTGAAGGAGAGGTCGTGTATGTCTAA
- a CDS encoding diphthine--ammonia ligase — protein sequence MRVAALASGGKDSSYAMYSVLQEGHDITALVAMVPPSPESYMYHHPNIHLMPLYARACGIPLVMEPTCGEKERELDDLARVLATLDVDAVCTGAVASVYQKSRIERVCDELGLEVLSPLWGCEPADTLLEMVQRMSILIVRVAAMGLDSRWLGRMLDVECAQELISLSSRYGVHPMGEGGEYETLVLDAPFFSKRLKVVDAHATWERDSGAYIVDGATLEEKTLEEK from the coding sequence ATGAGGGTGGCAGCGCTCGCCTCTGGGGGCAAGGACTCCTCCTACGCCATGTACAGCGTGCTTCAGGAGGGGCACGACATCACGGCACTCGTGGCGATGGTTCCACCCTCTCCAGAGTCGTACATGTATCATCATCCCAACATCCACCTCATGCCCCTGTATGCAAGGGCGTGTGGCATTCCGCTCGTGATGGAGCCCACGTGCGGAGAGAAGGAAAGGGAGCTGGACGACCTCGCAAGGGTGCTCGCAACGCTCGATGTGGACGCTGTGTGCACTGGCGCCGTTGCCTCTGTGTATCAGAAGAGCCGCATCGAGCGGGTGTGCGACGAGCTGGGGCTCGAGGTGCTCTCCCCGCTCTGGGGATGTGAGCCTGCGGATACACTGCTCGAGATGGTGCAGCGCATGAGCATCCTCATCGTGCGAGTGGCGGCAATGGGTCTCGACAGCAGATGGCTTGGACGCATGCTCGATGTGGAGTGTGCCCAAGAGCTCATCTCGCTCTCCAGCAGATATGGTGTGCACCCAATGGGTGAGGGTGGTGAGTACGAGACGCTGGTGCTCGATGCCCCCTTCTTCTCCAAGCGGCTAAAGGTCGTGGATGCACACGCCACGTGGGAGCGGGACAGCGGAGCGTACATCGTGGACGGGGCAACACTCGAGGAGAAAACACTCGAGGAGAAGTAG
- the pheA gene encoding prephenate dehydratase, whose amino-acid sequence MRTGVLGPVGSFSHAAAMRTRPDGTLVFFETISDVFEAVERGEVDEGIVPMENSLEGSVGETLDCLLSHRVYMVGEYVLEVRHNLLSLAPTLEDVRTVLSHPQALAQCRGFLRRLGGVKVVATSSTSEAARMAALDPSAAAIASVEAAAHYGLKVLMSDIQDDESHTRFVSIAKKPLREVHGPAKTSIALFLKRDRPGALYEILGEFAKRSINLTRIESRTRRRALGEYYFFIDLEGQLGDCRVRDALSAIAECTDVMHVLGSYPAFRA is encoded by the coding sequence ATGAGGACTGGTGTGCTGGGACCCGTGGGCTCGTTTTCCCATGCTGCCGCCATGAGGACAAGACCAGACGGCACACTTGTGTTCTTCGAGACCATCTCCGATGTGTTCGAGGCAGTGGAGAGGGGAGAGGTGGATGAGGGCATCGTGCCCATGGAGAACTCTCTCGAGGGTTCTGTGGGAGAGACTCTGGATTGTCTGCTCTCCCATCGGGTGTATATGGTGGGGGAATACGTGCTCGAGGTGCGCCATAACCTGCTCTCCCTTGCCCCCACGCTCGAGGATGTTCGTACGGTGCTGTCCCACCCACAGGCGCTCGCCCAGTGCAGGGGGTTTCTCAGGCGTCTGGGGGGTGTGAAGGTGGTCGCCACCTCCTCGACATCAGAAGCGGCACGTATGGCGGCTCTCGACCCCTCGGCAGCAGCCATCGCCTCGGTGGAGGCTGCCGCCCATTACGGGCTGAAAGTGCTCATGAGCGACATACAGGACGATGAGAGCCACACGAGATTCGTGAGCATAGCAAAAAAACCCCTGAGGGAGGTGCATGGACCAGCCAAGACCTCGATAGCCCTGTTTCTCAAAAGGGACAGACCCGGAGCCCTCTACGAGATACTGGGCGAGTTTGCAAAAAGGAGTATCAACCTCACGAGAATTGAGTCGAGAACGAGAAGGCGGGCTCTGGGCGAGTACTACTTCTTCATCGACCTCGAGGGACAGCTTGGCGATTGCAGGGTGAGGGATGCGCTGAGCGCCATAGCAGAGTGCACCGATGTCATGCATGTACTGGGCTCGTACCCAGCGTTTAGGGCATAG